A stretch of Pempheris klunzingeri isolate RE-2024b chromosome 19, fPemKlu1.hap1, whole genome shotgun sequence DNA encodes these proteins:
- the LOC139219189 gene encoding zinc finger and BTB domain-containing protein 26-like has translation MEQSSDNVRSVKRHRATPDLRGGPTSIEMLVKVEDALQTITSGSCDALRLCFPTHGDSILSKMNALREKRRFCDITLVLGAPQSTTGRPLRLHGHRVVFAASSDFLRDQFLLHEGRAELSLAVVSSVQVGERLLLSCYTGILEVPLRELLCYLTAASALQMNQVVERCAQAVSRYLSPTPAVLKPDRYSEEEEVQQPDTRLRDQEERDAAQPCTSSQEARAEEGQAVVIKSRVSQGGKEDGAVRERVVLSKLEDDGDFQPGRINKASCHLHHSTDPIRSTLSPPEAVHDHPSSTTRGGCDEREELVQRSQDREEDEMFSLAARLQQCEYLMDSDVFQLSAAHLPSRRCCGDELAEDSDSVLVQRPYLCRRCDRVFQHLESYVGHLKEHRHFLCLLCGKGFSQRSNLTHHIRVHTGVKPFRCPLCHQTFSQKAKLQDHLNVHTGHKPHKCNYCAVHFAQKPGLRRHLKDVHGKSSLQNLLEEEVG, from the exons ATGGAACAATCGTCAGACAACGTGCGGAGCGTAAAACGGCACAGGGCGACCCCGGACCTCAGAGGAGGCCCCACCAGCATCGAGATGCTAGTAAAGGTGGAGGACGCACTCCAG ACCATCACGTCCGGCTCCTGTGACGCTCTACGGCTCTGTTTCCCCACCCACGGTGACTCCATCCTCAGCAAAATGAACGCTCTGAGAGAGAAACGCCGCTTCTGTGACATCACACTCGTCCTCGGGGCTCCGCAGAGCACCACCGGCCGGCCTCTCCGCCTCCACGGTCACAGGGTGGTGTTTGCTGCGTCCTCAGACTTCCTCCGAGACCAGTTCCTGCTCCATGAAGGCCGCGCCGAGCTGAGCCTGGCTGTGGTTTCCAGCGTGCAGGTTGGCGAGAGACTTCTCCTGTCCTGCTACACCGGGATCTTAGAG GTCCCTCTGCGAGAGCTGCTGTGCTACCTGACTGCAGCCAGCGCGCTCCAAATGAATCAGGTGGTGGAGAGGTGTGCTCAGGCCGTCTCCAGGTACCTCAGTCCCACACCGGCTGTCCTGAAACCGGACAGAtattcagaggaggaggaagtccAGCAGCCAGACACCAGGCTCAGGGATCAGGAGGAAAGGGATGCAGCCCAGCCCTGCACCAGCAGCCAGGAAGCACGGGCCGAGGAAGGGCAAGCGGTGGTGATTAAGTCGAGGGTCAGCCAAGGAGGCAAGGAGGATGGGGCGGTTAGGGAGAGGGTGGTTTTATCTAAATTAGAGGACGATGGAGACTTCCAGCCTGGCCGCATAAACAAGGCGTCCTGTCACCTTCACCACAGCACGGACCCCATAAGAAGTACGTTAAGTCCCCCTGAAGCTGTGCACGATCATCCATCCTCCACAACCAGAGGAGGCTGTGATGAGCGTGAAGAGCTGGTGCAGAGGTCtcaagacagagaggaggatgaaatgtTCTCACTGGCGGCTCGACTGCAACAATGTGAATATCTGATGGACTCTGATGTGTTTCAGCTCTCTGCAGCTCACCTGCCCAGCAGACGCTGTTGTGGAGACGAGCTGGCAGAGGACTCAGACAGCGTGCTGGTCCAGAGGCCGTACCTGTGCCGCAGGTGTGACCGAGTCTTCCAGCACCTGGAGAGCTATGTGGGCCACCTGAAGGAGCACAGACACTTCCTGTGTCTGCTCTGTGGGAAAGGCTTTTCCCAGAGGAGTAACCTGACCCACCACATACGTGTCCACACTGGTGTCAAGCCTTTCCGATGCCCGCTGTGCCACCAGACGTTTTCCCAGAAGGCCAAGCTGCAAGACCACCTGAATGTGCACACGGGGCATAAGCCCCATAAGTGTAACTACTGTGCAGTGCACTTTGCACAAAAGCCAGGACTCAGGCGCCACCTGAAGGACGTTCATGGTAAGAGTAGCCTGCAAaacctgctggaggaggaagtagGCTGA
- the rc3h2 gene encoding roquin-2 has translation MPVQAAQWTEFLSCPICYNEFDSSGHQPISLGCSHTVCKTCLHKLHRKACPFDQTPISTDIDLLPVNCALLQLVGAQVPEVQPVSLSSATEVENYEVCRVCVEELALYLKPISGAKGVATLSPSVLSRPMQRKLVTLVNCQLVEEEGRVRAVRAGRSLGERTVTELILQHQNPQQLSANLWAAVRARGCQFLGPAMQEDALKLVLLALEDGSALSRKVLVLFVVQKLEARFPQASKTSIGHVVQLLYRASCFKVTKRDEDSSLMQLKEEFRTYEALRREHDAQIVHIAMEAGLRISPEQWSSLLYGDLVHKSHMQSIIDKLQSPESFAKSVQELTIVLQRTGDPANLTSLRPHLELLANIDHNPDAPAPSWEELESVMLAVKLVVHGLVEFIQNFSKKSHDAPQPQANSKYKTSMCRDLRQQGGCPRGTNCTFAHTQDELEKFRLRNKKSSSVGRSFPLAPGVMGKTFTMEGTDVSAGAGQMPKGSGENADGLPGLTPPQLVSRGADVMDDLKRAAPNGSNGATASNGLSGANRTTTGSTEQKPISPPRTPVSHSSTSSPLTTVGRGDGGAPIAKHGQFVLRAPHPSQASELYYQEPHSAYDTGHYQPTSGSYYPSTLHPPHKPCMARFLRSSNVPESSLPPSIGPPPSSYSSDPQTPHPPSSSSSGYPPPLPRDRMGPPTFHPHPHPGQPQYGPLSPAHGVYAPLYDSRRVWRPQLYHREDARSNSLPPEVLHSSVYQPPLRERFNSLDSNYCSGAEHRAGLHRDYGRVPLGYEDLFRRKQEQWAHHHHHHNANRPSQSSPIFTIDFGTEHVESGGGQCVGCRFRGEESLAHYSPWSCGTIGPCLSSFEPETLTHTSAHSCSEHSDLDSNGGGGGGGGGVSGGGGVGKRWLHSLDHYRRLKDEDPIIPFTEGPIISKWGAISRASRTGYHTTDPVQATACQGSASTTPINFKDYNPHLDHSDYRWSSRGSDSSSHSSFLESEQLRRTSISSGEKMLSELQAHHSAYSRGRHRAESEPDPDRDIELELCALDLEDSDHQEIKSQESLDLATPQSQDASHLLPPPCSSPLLPSPVEEPPQTEGPPTEKMDAHLLKKMAFRKCLSPGGLVSGGLGVGKLVLRTGPPRLGDASARACSEAPVTEMLLNGS, from the exons ATGCCGGTGCAGGCGGCCCAGTGGACAGAGTTCCTGTCCTGTCCAATCTGCTACAATGAGTTCGACAGCAGCGGCCACCAGCCCATCAGCCTGGGCTGCTCCCACACGGTGTGCAAGACCTGCCTGCACAAGCTGCACCGCAAGGCCTGCCCCTTCGACCAGACGCCCATCAGCACCGACATCGACCTGCTGCCCGTCAACTGcgccctgctgcagctggtcgGAGCTCAG GTGCCAGAGGTGCAGCCAGTGAGCCTGAGCAGCGCCACAGAGGTCGAGAACTACGAGGTCTGCAGGGTGTGCGTGGAGGAGCTGGCTCTCTACCTGAAACCAATCAGCGGAGCTAAag GTGTGGCGACCCTGAGTCCGAGCGTGCTCAGTCGGCCGATGCAGAGGAAGCTGGTGACCTTGGTGAACTGccagctggtggaggaggagggccgCGTGCGGGCGGTGCGGGCAGGCCGCTCGCTGGGTGAACGGACCGTAACCGAGCTCATCCTGCAGCACCAGAACCCCCAGCAGCTCTCCGCCAACCTCTGGGCGGCGGTGAGGGCGCGAGGCTGCCAGTTCCTGGGACCTG ccaTGCAGGAGGACGCCCTGAAGCTGGTTTTACTGGCTCTGGAGGACGGCTCGGCTTTGTCCAGGAAGgtgttggttttgtttgtggTCCAGAAGCTCGAGGCTCGGTTCCCCCAGGCCTCCAAAACCAGCATAGGCCACGTGGTGCAGCTCCTCTACAGGGCCTCCTGTTTCAAG GTGACCAAGCGGGACGAGGACTCCTCCCTGATGCAGCTGAAGGAAGAGTTTCGGACGTACGAGGCTCTGAGGCGGGAACATGACGCTCAGATCGTCCACATCGCCATGGAGGCCGGCCTGCGAATTTCCCCGGAGCAGTGGTCCTCCCTGCTGTACGGAGACCTGGTCCACAAGTCACACATGCAGTCCATCATTGACAAG cttcagTCTCCAGAGTCGTTCGCCAAGAGCGTTCAGGAGCTGACGATCGTCCTGCAGAGGACCGGAGACCCCGCAAACCTCACCAGCCTCAGACCACACCTCGAGCTGCTGGCCAACATAGACCACAACCCAG ATGCCCCGGCGCCGTCatgggaggagctggagagcgTGATGCTGGCCGTGAAGCTGGTGGTTCACGGACTGGTGGAATTCATACAGAACTTCAGCAAGAAGAGCCACGACGCTCCGCAG CCTCAGGCCAACAGTAAGTACAAGACGAGCATGTGTCGAGACCTCCGTCAGCAGGGAGGCTGCCCCCGAGGAACCAACTGTACGTTTGCTCACACGCAGGACGAGCTGGAGAA ATTCAGACTGAGGAATAAGAAGAGCAGCAGCGTGGGCCGCTCATTCCCTTTAGCGCCGGGGGTTATGGGTAAAACCTTCACCATGGAGGGCACAGATGTGTCTGCGGGCGCGGGGCAGATGCCCAAAGGCAGCGGGGAGAACGCGGACGGCCTGCCCGGCCTGACTCCCCCGCAGCTCGTCTCCAGAGGGGCCGACGTGATGGACGACCTGAAGAGAGCGGCGCCGAATGGATCCAACGGGGCCACCGCGTCCAACGGGCTGTCCGGCGCCAACAGAACCACGACGGGGTCAACTGAACA GAAGCCCATCTCTCCTCCCAGGACTCCAGTCAGCCACTCCTCCACCTCGTCGCCCCTGACAACAGTAGGGCGCGGCGATGGCGGCGCTCCCATAGCCAAACACGGCCAGTTTGTGCTGCGTGCGCCGCATCCTTCTCAGGCGTCGGAGCTTTACTATCAGGAGCCCCATTCTGCTTACGACACGGGCCACTACCAGCCAACCT cagGTTCCTACTACCCCTCCACTCTTCACCCTCCTCACAAACCCTGCATGGCTCGGTTTCTTCGATCCTCCAACGTCCCAGAatcctctctgcctccgtcGATCGGTCCTCCGCCATCTTCCTACTCCAGTGACCCTCAGACGCCACACCcgccttcatcttcctcttcggGGTACCCGCCTCCCCTCCCCAGAGATCGGATGGGACCTCCAACcttccacccccacccccaccccggGCAGCCCCAGTACGGGCCTCTGTCTCCGGCTCACGGTGTTTATGCTCCGCTCTACGACAGCAGGAGGGTCTGGAGGCCTCAG CTGTACCACAGAGAGGATGCCAGGAGTAACTCACTGCCTCCAGAGGTGCTGCATTCCTCCGTCTACCAGCCTCCACTCAGGGAGAGATTCAACTCTCTGGACAGCAACTACTGCTCTGGAGCCGAGCACCGCGCCGGGCTGCACAGG GATTATGGCCGCGTTCCTTTGGGCTACGAGGATCTGTTCAGGAGGAAGCAGGAACAGTGGgctcatcatcaccaccatcacaaCGCCAACCGGCCCTCCCAGTCCTCCCCCATCTTCACCATCGACTTTGGAACGGAG catgTGGAGAGCGGCGGAGGCCAGTGCGTCGGCTGCAGATTCAGAGGCGAGGAAAGTCTAGCGCACTACTCTCCGTGGTCCTGTGGCACCATCGGCCCCTGCCTCAGCTCTTTTGAGCCCGAaacgctcacacacacctcgGCTCACTCCTGCTCGGAGCACTCG GACCTGGACAGTAACGGAGGCGGAggcggcggtggcggcggcgtgagcggtggtggtggtgtcggGAAGCGATGGCTGCATTCGCTGGACCACTACCGGCGCTTGAAAGACGAGGACCCGATCATTCCCTTTACCGAGGGGCCCATTATCTCCAAGTGGGGCGCCATATCCCGGGCGTCCCGCACGGGCTACCACACCACTGACCCCGTCCAAGCCACGGCCTGCCAGGGCAGCGCCAGCACCACGCCCATCAACTTCAAAG ATTACAACCCCCACTTGGATCACAGCGACTACCGGTGGAGCTCCAGAGGATCTGACTCTTCCAGCCACTCCAGTTTCCTAGAGAg CGAGCAGCTTCGTCGAACTTCAATAAGCAGTGGAGAGAAAATGCTGTCTGAGCTGCAGGCCCATCACAGCGCCTACAGCCGGGGCCGGCACCGGGCCGAGAGCGAGCCGGACCCGGACCGAGACATCGAGCTGGAGCTGTGCGCTCTGGACCTGGAGGATTCAGACCACCAGGAGATCAAGTCTCAG GAGTCTTTAGACCTGGCCACCCCGCAGTCTCAGGATGCCTCCCACCTCCTGccccctccctgctcctcccccctcctcccctctcctgtgGAGGAGCCCCCCCAAACAGAGGGTCCTCCGACAGAAAAGATGGACGCTCACCTGCTGAAAAAGATGGCCTTCAG GAAGTGTCTGTCTCCTGGGGGGTTGGTCTCTGGAGGTCTGGGTGTTGGGAAGCTGGTGCTGCGGACCGGACCTCCTCGCCTGGGGGACGCCTCCGCGCGGGCTTGTTCCGAAGCGCCCGTGACAGAGATGCTGCTCAATGGGAGCTAA